A window of Callospermophilus lateralis isolate mCalLat2 chromosome 13, mCalLat2.hap1, whole genome shotgun sequence contains these coding sequences:
- the LOC143379160 gene encoding zinc finger CCHC-type and RNA-binding motif-containing protein 1 has product MSGGLAPSKSTVYVSNLPFSLTNNDLYRIFSKYGKVVKVTIMKDKDTRKSKGVAFILFLDKDSAQNCTRAINNKQLFGRVIKASIAIDNGRAAEFIRRRNYFDKSKCYECGESGHLSYACPKNMLGEREPPKKKEKKKKKKIPEPEEEIEEVEESEDEGEDPALDSLSQAIAFQQAKIEEEQNKWKPSAGGPSTSDDSRRPRIKKSTYFSDEEELSD; this is encoded by the coding sequence ATGAGTGGTGGCTTAGCTCCAAGTAAGAGCACAGTGTATGTATCCAACTTGCCCTTCTCCCTGACAAACAACGATTTATATCGGATATTTTCCAAGTATGGCAAAGTTGTGAAGGTTACTATAATGAAAGACAAAGATACCAGGAAAAGTAAAGGggttgcatttattttatttttggataaAGACTCTGCACAAAACTGCACAAGGGCAATAAACAACAAACAGTTGTTTGGTAGAGTGATAAAGGCAAGCATTGCTATTGACAATGGAAGAGCAGCAGAGTTCATCAGGAGGCGAAACTACTTTGATAAATCTAAGTGTTATGAATGTGGGGAAAGTGGACACTTAAGTTATGCGTGTCCTAAAAATATGCTTGGAGAACGGGAGCctccaaagaagaaagaaaaaaagaaaaaaaagaaaattcctgaACCAGAAGAAGAAATTGAGGAAGTAGAAGAAAGTGAAGATGAAGGGGAAGATCCTGCTCTTGACAGTCTCAGTCAGGCCATTGCATTTCAGCAAGCCAAAATTGAAGAAGAACAAAACAAATGGAAACCCAGTGCCGGGGGTCCTTCAACATCAGATGATTCAAGACGCCCAAGGATAAAGAAAAGTACATATTTCAGTGATGAGGAAGAACTTAGTGATTAA